DNA sequence from the Marinilongibacter aquaticus genome:
GTACAGAACCCGAAATCACGATTAGATTTTTGTCGGCCATCACCTTCAATACTTTAAGGTTCTGAATCGTCACACGTGTGTGCCCCATACGACCAGCCATACGCAAGCCTTTGAATACACGAGAAGGATAAGAACAGGCCCCGATTGAACCCGGGTGACGCTGTCTGTTGTGCTGGCCGTGTGTGCTTTGACCCACACCACCAAAACCGTGACGCTTCACTACCCCTTGGAAACCTTTACCTTTGGTCTTTCCACTCACATCCAAAAACTCGCCTTCTTGGAATACATCTTCCACTTTCACCACATCACCCAAATTGAACTCTTGCTCGAACTCCTTGAATTCAACCAATCTTCTTTTTGGTGTTGTATTGGCTTTCTTGAAATGCCCCTGAAGTGCTTTTGTCGTGTTCTTTTCTTTCTTCTCGCCGTAGCCCAATTGAACAGCCCTGTAGCCGTCTTTCTCTGGTGTTCTCACCTGAGTAACCACACAAGGTCCTGCCTCGATAAGCGTGCAAGGAACAGCTTTACCATCGTTATAGATGGTCATCATGCCAATTTTCTTTCCAATAATTCCAGACATTGTCTTACTATATTTCGCTTTAAAATCGTCTTATTTCCGAAACGGGGTGCAAAATTCACAATTAAACACCTTATATCCAAGATATAAGACAAAAACTTTTTACTCCATCAGCGGTTGATCTGTGTCAACTTGAAATTTCCATTGTAAACCCACACAGGGTAAGGTGCATATTACTGAGGGTACACCTTGTTACCTCACAAATGATCCCAAAAAAATTTTATTCATGCGAATCGGAGACTGTGTAAATCAAATTTATACATTTTCCTCACAGTCGAAATCAGCTTGGTTTCATGTAGTTATGACTTCTGCCGATTTATGTCAGAGAGAATCTCCGTCGAATTGAGGTGCAAATGTAGCACAAAAAACGCAACAAACAAATAATCACCGCATTATTATATGAAATAAAGAGCAATAAGCCTTT
Encoded proteins:
- the rplC gene encoding 50S ribosomal protein L3; the encoded protein is MSGIIGKKIGMMTIYNDGKAVPCTLIEAGPCVVTQVRTPEKDGYRAVQLGYGEKKEKNTTKALQGHFKKANTTPKRRLVEFKEFEQEFNLGDVVKVEDVFQEGEFLDVSGKTKGKGFQGVVKRHGFGGVGQSTHGQHNRQRHPGSIGACSYPSRVFKGLRMAGRMGHTRVTIQNLKVLKVMADKNLIVISGSVPGAKNTFLTLHK